From a region of the Microterricola gilva genome:
- a CDS encoding thioredoxin domain-containing protein: protein MANRLADAISPYLRSHAENPVDWWPWGEEAFAEAARRDVPVLVSIGYSTCHWCHVMARESFSDPTLAATLNAHFVAIKVDREEHPDVDASYMAAASAFTRNLGWPLNVFTTPGGRPFYAGSYFPPRPVNGMPAFAGVLAAVTNAWTLRRTEVAETADAVAAALAASAAIGSAQGDGPGAGQGIGASALADAVARVAALEDPLFGGFGTPPEFADPKFPVAPVLGFLLEQPGTGAALGARTLKVMGASPLRDPVEGGFFRYSTRRDWGDPHYERMLYDNALLLDAAVQVWRNDGAVWAATLSDALAGFLLDVLRLPTGAFASAQDSESTLGGQRSEGGYYALDELARALVAPPALDEKVLSGWNGLAIGALARAGTALRRPDWVEAARAAAEQLLALHWRPDDARRGGRSLARASRGSRVSSAPATLEDFGMLADGLLALAVATGEAGYAVTARDLVDACIEAAASSRLPFAVPGGAEPLLSAQGLALELDAAEGAYPSGLSAIGTAAFELYLLSGDRGYLDAAEQAVALVGPTAAERPLAYGALLTLAARLQRPVVQLVSVVTSGVVTSAVVTGAVAADADADASRAGEALLDVALAASVAIAIVVTEAQAAAFADAGFELFAGRTARGRAASYLCEQFVCRLPVTDAAALAALLQPDLDPGAERGR from the coding sequence ATGGCGAATCGACTGGCCGATGCGATCAGTCCTTATCTGCGCTCACACGCGGAGAATCCCGTCGACTGGTGGCCGTGGGGTGAGGAAGCCTTCGCCGAGGCGGCCAGGCGCGACGTGCCCGTGCTCGTGTCCATCGGCTATTCCACCTGCCACTGGTGCCACGTCATGGCCAGGGAGAGCTTCAGCGATCCGACGCTCGCCGCCACCCTCAACGCCCACTTCGTCGCGATCAAGGTCGACCGCGAGGAGCACCCTGATGTCGACGCGAGCTACATGGCCGCCGCCTCCGCCTTCACCCGGAACCTCGGCTGGCCGCTCAACGTCTTCACGACGCCGGGCGGGCGCCCCTTCTACGCCGGCAGCTACTTCCCGCCCCGCCCCGTCAACGGCATGCCGGCATTCGCCGGGGTGCTGGCGGCGGTGACGAACGCCTGGACCCTCCGCCGTACCGAGGTGGCCGAGACCGCGGATGCCGTGGCGGCGGCGCTCGCGGCATCCGCCGCCATCGGCAGCGCTCAGGGGGACGGGCCCGGCGCCGGGCAGGGCATCGGCGCATCCGCCCTCGCGGACGCCGTCGCGCGGGTGGCCGCACTCGAGGACCCACTGTTCGGCGGCTTCGGCACGCCTCCGGAGTTCGCGGATCCCAAGTTCCCCGTCGCGCCCGTGCTCGGATTCCTGCTGGAGCAGCCAGGCACCGGCGCCGCCCTCGGCGCACGCACGCTCAAGGTGATGGGGGCGTCCCCGCTGCGAGACCCCGTCGAGGGCGGCTTCTTCCGCTACTCGACCCGGCGGGACTGGGGCGACCCGCACTACGAGCGCATGCTCTACGACAATGCGCTGCTGCTCGACGCCGCGGTGCAGGTGTGGCGGAACGACGGCGCGGTGTGGGCGGCAACGCTCAGCGACGCGCTCGCCGGGTTCCTGCTTGACGTGCTGCGCCTGCCGACGGGCGCATTCGCCAGCGCCCAGGATTCCGAGAGCACGCTCGGCGGGCAGCGGAGCGAGGGCGGCTACTACGCCCTCGACGAGCTGGCGCGGGCGCTCGTCGCTCCACCCGCCCTCGACGAGAAGGTGCTGAGCGGCTGGAACGGCCTCGCGATCGGGGCACTGGCCAGGGCGGGCACGGCGCTGCGGCGCCCGGACTGGGTCGAGGCCGCGCGGGCGGCCGCCGAGCAGCTGCTCGCGCTGCACTGGCGGCCCGACGACGCGCGCCGGGGCGGGCGGTCCCTGGCGCGGGCATCACGGGGGAGCCGGGTCTCCTCGGCCCCCGCGACGCTGGAGGACTTCGGCATGCTCGCCGACGGTTTGCTGGCGCTCGCCGTCGCGACGGGGGAGGCCGGGTACGCGGTGACCGCCCGTGACCTCGTCGACGCCTGCATCGAGGCGGCAGCCTCCTCCCGCCTGCCGTTCGCCGTGCCGGGCGGGGCTGAGCCTCTCCTCTCCGCGCAGGGCCTCGCTCTGGAGTTGGATGCCGCGGAGGGGGCGTACCCGTCCGGGCTCAGCGCGATCGGCACGGCGGCCTTCGAGCTCTACCTGCTGAGCGGCGACCGCGGCTACCTTGACGCCGCGGAGCAGGCCGTCGCGCTCGTCGGCCCGACCGCCGCGGAGCGCCCGCTCGCTTACGGCGCGCTGCTGACCCTGGCGGCGCGGTTGCAGCGCCCCGTCGTGCAACTGGTCAGTGTGGTTACGAGCGGTGTGGTTACGAGCGCTGTGGTTACGGGCGCTGTGGCTGCCGACGCCGACGCAGATGCGTCACGGGCGGGGGAGGCGTTGCTGGACGTGGCGCTGGCGGCATCCGTCGCCATCGCCATCGTGGTGACCGAGGCCCAGGCTGCGGCATTCGCCGACGCGGGATTCGAGCTGTTCGCCGGTCGCACAGCACGCGGCCGGGCGGCGAGCTATCTCTGTGAGCAGTTCGTCTGCCGGCTTCCTGTGACGGATGCCGCGGCGCTCGCCGCCCTGTTGCAGCCCGATCTCGATCCTGGGGCGGAACGCGGGCGTTAG
- a CDS encoding NtaA/DmoA family FMN-dependent monooxygenase (This protein belongs to a clade of FMN-dependent monooxygenases, within a broader family of flavin-dependent oxidoreductases, the luciferase-like monooxygenase (LMM) family, some of whose members use coenzyme F420 rather than FMN.) — protein MSEQIIIGAMFRALGGYPSGWRYPGAHNNPRGDGAVLRRTAKLAEAAKLDYLFFGDWLATGHDLEFRDPYLVARIDPLSAITYLAGVTKRIGLIATANTTYSDPYALARATASVDLLSDGRAGLNVVTGAEPRAAGNHGRDAHAPNEHRYDQASEFVQALRLLWDSFEDGAFVRDTAGGQLLDPAKLHRADFVGEHVRVTGPLNVDRPVQGHLPIVHAGTSLRSRQLVGELADVALVAVRSLEEGVALRTSLKTQAVTVGRNSDQLKVVTPILPIVAPTVEEAWAIFDELIALVPLDEGGELEGAPDFPAGRTVRALSGVVGVALGPVGFDTAVTARQVAKFSDVGLQLLATVTERTGRTVGDADRPVTLRHLLVTHVVPSAVVVGDAASVADHFQRWFEAGAVDGFNVLTAFMGEQFEAFTSLVVPELQRRGLFRTEYTGRTLREHLGLERPQNVYAAERERQLERELRLEA, from the coding sequence ATGAGCGAGCAGATCATCATCGGAGCAATGTTCCGGGCGCTGGGCGGCTACCCATCCGGGTGGCGCTATCCCGGCGCGCACAACAACCCGCGCGGGGATGGCGCCGTGCTTCGGCGCACCGCGAAGCTGGCCGAGGCGGCCAAGCTGGACTACCTCTTCTTCGGCGATTGGCTGGCGACGGGGCACGACCTGGAGTTCCGCGACCCGTACCTCGTGGCCAGGATCGACCCGCTCTCCGCGATCACCTACCTGGCAGGCGTGACCAAGCGGATCGGCCTGATCGCGACGGCCAACACCACATACAGCGACCCCTATGCGTTGGCGCGGGCCACGGCATCCGTCGACCTGCTCAGTGACGGCCGGGCCGGCCTCAATGTCGTGACGGGGGCGGAGCCGCGCGCGGCCGGCAACCACGGCCGCGACGCCCACGCGCCGAACGAGCACCGCTACGACCAGGCCAGCGAGTTCGTACAGGCCCTGCGGTTGCTCTGGGACTCCTTCGAGGACGGCGCATTCGTGCGCGACACCGCCGGAGGGCAGCTGCTCGACCCGGCCAAGCTGCACCGGGCCGACTTCGTCGGCGAGCACGTGCGAGTGACCGGCCCGCTGAACGTCGATCGCCCGGTTCAGGGGCACCTGCCGATCGTGCACGCCGGCACATCCCTGCGGTCGCGGCAGCTTGTTGGAGAGCTCGCGGATGTAGCCCTCGTCGCCGTGCGCTCGCTCGAGGAGGGCGTTGCACTGCGCACCTCGCTGAAGACGCAGGCGGTGACGGTTGGACGCAACTCCGATCAGCTCAAGGTCGTCACCCCGATCCTGCCGATCGTCGCGCCGACCGTGGAGGAGGCGTGGGCGATCTTCGATGAGCTCATCGCCCTGGTTCCGCTCGACGAGGGCGGAGAGTTGGAAGGCGCACCCGACTTCCCGGCCGGGCGTACCGTGCGGGCGCTCTCCGGTGTCGTCGGCGTCGCGCTCGGTCCCGTCGGCTTCGATACCGCCGTCACCGCGCGGCAGGTGGCGAAATTCAGCGACGTCGGGCTGCAACTGCTCGCCACGGTGACCGAGCGCACCGGCCGCACCGTCGGTGATGCCGATCGCCCCGTGACACTCCGGCACCTGTTGGTGACGCACGTCGTGCCGTCGGCGGTCGTCGTCGGCGATGCCGCCTCGGTCGCCGACCACTTCCAGCGGTGGTTCGAGGCGGGCGCGGTCGACGGGTTCAACGTGCTCACCGCGTTCATGGGCGAGCAGTTCGAGGCGTTCACGAGTCTCGTCGTGCCGGAGCTGCAGCGACGCGGGCTGTTCCGCACCGAGTACACGGGGCGCACCCTGCGTGAGCACCTCGGCCTGGAGCGCCCGCAGAACGTCTACGCGGCGGAGCGCGAACGGCAGCTGGAACGGGAGCTCAGGCTCGAGGCCTAG